ACGGCCATGAGCGCGTACCGGCGCTTGCTGGGTGACCTGCTCAAGCGCCTGCCGGCGTCGGCGTCATCGCACAGCTATGTGGTGATGGAGGAGGTCAAGGAGACGCTGGAGCTGGTGCTGCCCTGAGACCCATAAGTCGCGCCGGCCGGCGGCGGGAAGCAGCCGCTCAGGCGGGCCGGCTGGCCCAGTACGCCGGCATCGCCGAGCAATCGCGATTGCCCTGGCCGTCGGCCACGGCTTCGTCGAAGGCCGACAGCGCGGCCCTGGCCACGGGCAAGGGTGTCCGTCGCGATTCTGCTTCGGCCAGCATGAGCAGCAAATCCTTGCGCATCGCATTGATCTGGAAGGTCGGCTCCTGGTCCGGGGATCCCGCCAATGCGGCGACCACCGCCGCCGACTTGGATCTCAGCACGGCAGGCGCCGCGGCCGTGTCGCCGAACAGGTCCATCAACCACTCGGGATCCTTGCCCAGCCCCTGTATCAACGACAAGGCTTCGCCCATCGATTGCCAGAACGTCAGCAGCGGCAGATTGACCGCGAGCTTGGCGATGGCGCCGGCGCCGATCGGCCCGATGTGTTCGACGCGCCGGCATACCCGCCGCAGCACCGGCAGGGCGCGCTCGACATCCGCGGCGTCACCGCCGGCCAGGCCGAGCAATTGGCCTGCTCGCGCCGGGTCCCTGCTGCCGCTTACCGGGCATTCGACGAACGCGGCGCCAGCCCTGCCGGCCTCCACGGCGAGCGCGCGCTGGGTGGCGGGCGCCACCGTGCTCATCTCGATGAACAGCTTGCGGTGGCCGCCCGCGAGCAGGCCCGAGTCGCCGGTATAGACGGCCTTCACCGCGTGGTCGTCGAACAGGCTGGAGATCACCACGTCGCAGTGCATCGCGAGTTCGGCGGGCGACGCGTAACCTGGGTAAGGCGCGTTTGTCCGCCTTTCCGGCTTCCTGTCCCATATCGCGACCACGGCGCCGGTATCCGCCAAGCGGCCCGCCAGTGCGGATCCCATCGTCCCGTATCCTGCAATCCCGATCTTCATCGCTGCTTCCTTCGTCGCGTTCGCCTGGCTGGCGCCGATCTCAGATCACCTGGCCGCCGGAGACTTCGATGCGCTGCGCCGTGATCCAGCGGTTGTCTTCGGACAGCAGGCTGGCGATCATCGGGCCGATGTCGTCCGGCACGCCGACCCGGCCCAAGGCGATCATGTTGGCGAACTGCGCGTTCAGGTCAGGCATGTCGCGCACCGCGCCGCCCAGGAAGTCGGTTTCTATCGCGCCGGGGGCGACCGTGTTCACCGCGATGCCGCGGCTGCCCAGTTCCTTGGCCATGTAGACCGTCAGGATTTCGATGGCGCCCTTGGCGGCGGAATAGGCCGAGAAACCCGGATAGGAGACGCGCGTCAGCCCGGACGAGTAATTGACGATCCTGCCGCCGTCCGCCAGAAGGGGAAGCAGCGCCTGCGTCAGGAAGAAAACCCCCTTGACGTGCACGTTGAACAATCCGTCGAACTGTTCTTCCGTGGTGTCGGCGAATGCCGCCATCTCGCCGTGTCCTGCGTTGTTGACGAGATGGTCGAACGTGTCGCGGGACCATTGCCGGGCGAGTATGCCGCGCAGGGTTTCGGCGAAGGCCTTGAAGCTCGACACATCGGCGACATCCAGGCGCAGCGCTGCCGCCTTGCGGCCCATGGCCTGGATCTGGTCGACCACGGCCTGCGCTTCCGCTTCGCCGCTGCGATAGGTCACGATGACGTCGCCGCCGTGGCGGGCGATGCTCAAGGCCGCATTGCGGCCCAGGCCGCGGCTGGCGCCGGTGATGAGGGCTATCTTGTTCATGTGTTTCTCCAATTCGGTTGTTGAGGGTGGTAATGGCGCCTGGTGCTCACGCATCCAGGGCCGTGACGATGGCGGCCGCGAATGCCGGAATGTCGGCGGGCATGCGGCTGGTGATGAGCCGGCCGTCCACGACCACCGGTTCGTCGATGACCGTGGCGCCGGCGTTGGACATGTCGCGGCGCAGGGAATACCAGCCGGTCGCGCGCCGGCCTTGCAGGGCATCGGCCTCCACCAGCATCCATGGGGCGTGGCAGATGGCGGCGACGGTCTTGTCCTCGTCGATAAAGCGCTTGACGATCTCCACGGCTGCTGGAACCATCCGCAGCGTGTCGGGATTGCTCAGTCCGCCGGGGAGCACCAGCGCGTCGTAGTCGTCGACGGCCACGTCCTCCAGCAGATGGTCGGGCGTGATGGCTCGCGTCGAATCCTTCGAGGCGCCCGCCTGCTCGTCCCACACGACGCCGGTGATGGGGGTACGGCTGGGTGAGGCGAGCGAGACCTTGGCGCCCGCGTCCAGCAGCGCCTGCCTGACGTCGAACAGTTCGGATTCTTCGTAGCCGTGGGTCGCCATCATCAGGACACGGCGGGACTGGATCTGTTTCATGGGGATTTCCTTGTCGGCTTGGTGTTCGGGTCGGTGATGCGTAATCTATCGGCCGGCCGCTCACATGAAAAAGACTTTGTTTATCTGCCACCGATACATGCGGAGTATGGGGACCCATGGAACTGCGTCATCTACGCTATTTCGTCGCCGTCGCCGAAGAAGGCAACGTCACGACGGCCGCCTTGCGGCGCCTGCATACGGCGCAGCCTTCGCTCAGCCGGCAGTTGAAGGACTTGGAAGAGGAGGTCGGCGCCGATCTGTTGATCCGGAATGCCCGGGGCGTCGAACTCACGCCCGCTGGTGTGGCCTTCCTGGAGCAGGCGCGACTGGCATTGAGCCACGCCGCCGAGGCCGTGGCGGCCGCGCGGCGCGCGGCGCGGCCGCCCAAAGAAAGCTTCACCGTGGGTTTTCTTACGGGGCAGGAAGTCGATTGGCTGCCCGGCATCACCGAGGTGCTGCGCGACGAGCTGCCCAAGCTGGAATTCAAGGTGACCAGCCTGCAATCGCCCGCGCTGGCCGATGCCTTGCAGCGCGGAGAGGTCGATGCCGGCATATTGCGCGTGGAGCCCCGGCCGGACCTGCGCTATGAAGTCGTGGCCCAGGAGCCCTTGCTGGTGATCATGCCCAGCGGACATCGCCTGGCCAGCCAGGGCGAGATCGATCCCAGCGATCTGGCCGGCGAAACTTTCATCGGCTATTCCGACGTGCCGCACGTGCTGCGCGACGCGGTCGCCGTCTACCTGGCCAAGCATGGAGTGGCGATCCATCCGCGCTACAAGCTGGACGACTACGGCACGGGCCTGACGCTGGTGACCTCCACCGGGGGAATTACCTTGCTGCCCGCGTATGTGGAACCGCTGCTGCCGTGGTCCGTGGTCGGCAGGCGGTTGAAGGGCGTGCAGCCGACGATAGACATCGCGCTGGGCTATCGCGCCGACAATTCGTCGCCGGCGCTGGGGACGCTGCTGGCCAACCTTACACAGTTGAAGGTGTGGGGGCCCAGAGGCGCGCGACGGAAGTAGGCGGGTAAACGCTTCCGCACATCATAGGCGCGACCCGCAGGCCATCCAGGCTTGGAATCGCCCGGAAATCATCGAGCTGGAACCGGGGTCTCATGGACAAATGGGGAAATTTGGGTAAAATGGCCTAAATTCCGTATGGAGCCCGCCATGGCCGCCCATTCCCGCGCCGCACAGACCTTGGATACCTTGCCGGTCACCCCCGCTTCCGCCGTAAAAAAGGACGGCTGGCGCGGCATGATGCGAACGCTGGCTTCCACCGGCAAGCTGGTGGTCACGAACCACAACCACCCGGAAGCCGTCATCCTGTCCACGGCCGAATATACCAAGCTGGTCGAGGCGGCCGCGGCGTTCGAACAGACCGCTCCCGACCCTCTGGCCGACCTGCGCCGCAAGTTCGACGAGCGGCTGGCGGCACTCGATGAACCCGATGCGGGCGACCGCCTCCGTGCCCTTATGACGGGTCCGCCCAAGCTCAAGGGCAAGGTGAAAGCCGGATCCACGTATTGATGTCCAGGCCTGTTTTATATGTCCTGGCGGGCATCAACGGCGCCGGGAAGAGTTCTATCGGCGGGCATTTGTTGACTGAAGCCGGGCTTGCGTGGTTCAACCCCGACACCTTTGCGCGGGAGCTGGTGCGCCAGTCCGGTTATGAGCAGTCCGAGGCGAACATCGCCGCCTGGACCGAAGGGGTCCGGCGCCTGGACGACGCCATCGCCCGCCGTCGGACATACGCCTTCGAGACCACGCTGGGCGGCCGTACCATCGTGAAGAAGCTGATTGCCGCGGCCGCCACGCATGACGTGCTGGTCTGGTTTTGCGGCTTGCGTGACGCCGAGCAGCATATCGCTCGCGTGCGGCAACGCGTGGCCCAAGGCGGCCATGACATCCCTGAAGAACGCATACGCCAACGCTGCCGCACGTCGCTGCAGAACCTGTTGGGCTTGATGCCGCATCTCGCGCTACTGAGCGTCTATGACAACAGCGTCGACGTCGCAGTAGGCGCGGCGGTGCCGGATCCCAGGCTGGTGCTGCGCATGGAGGCTGGCCGCCGTGTGTTCCCGGCCATGATCGCGGACGCACGCCACACCCCCGACTGGGCAAAGCCGCTGGTCGAGGCCGCGTTCCAGGACGACGCCTAGCCGTTCGAGCGTTGGGCGAATCGCCGGCGGTATTCGGAAGGCGTGAGGCCTACCAGTCGCCGAAAGCGCGTGCGGAAGGTGACCGGCGAGTCGAAGCCCGCGGCCATCGCGATCTGGTCGACGGATAGGTCGCAGGTTTCAAGCAGTTCCTGGGTACGCCGAACCCGATTGGCGATCAGCCATTGGATAGGGGTTGTTCCCGTCTGTTCGCGGAAGCGGCGCGCGAAGGTACGTGGACTCATCGCGGCCCGTGCGGCCAGGGCGTCGATGTCCACCGGTTGGTCCAGATTTCGCGACATCCAATCGAGCAGCGGCGACAGGCTCACGGACGTGGCGAGCGGGACCCGCCGGATGTAGGGCGCCTGGCCGCCGTCTCGCTGCAGAGGCGCGACGGCCATGCGGGCGGACTCCGCCGCGACCGCTTGTCCATGGTGACGGCCGACCAGATAGAGGCACATGTCCAGGCCCGCGGACGAACCGGCGGATGTGACGATGTCGCCTTCGTCGACATATAGGACGTTGGCGTCGACGGTGACTTCAGGGAAACGTCGCGCAAGCTCGTCAGCCGCCGCCCAATGGGTGGTGGCGCGCTTGCTATCGAGCAGGCCGGCGGAGGCGAGGACGAAAGCGCCGGTACAGATGGATGCGATCAACGCGCCACGCGCGCTGGCCGATCGCAGCGCGTTCTGGACAGCGCGAGAGGGAAGCCTATCGATGTCCTCGATGCCGGGCACGATGACGATGTCGACCCTGTCGAGCTCCGCCAGGCGTGCGGGCGCTTGCAGCGTGAAGACGCCGGCGTCTATCCGTGCCGCTTCGCCGCAGACACGCACCTGATACGCCGGCTGGCCATTCGGCAGCAGCGCGCGGGAGAAGACATCGCACGCGATCCCCAGGTCGAATGGAATTACGCCATCCATGGCCAGGATGCCTACTGTTCTCTGACGGGTCTTCTTCATTTTCGCGGCGCGTCCGGTTGCATCGAGGCATCTTATCAGCGATGGCAGTATCCAATCATATTTTGTCGTTTCTGCCACTCACGGAGTGGCGCGCCAGGACGGTATAAATGTTCCCGTTTCAGTGGAGTCCTAACGCGATGACCGAGAAAACGGCCTTGTCGACCCAGCTTCGCACCATAAAAGTCGTGTCTCTGGCCGAAGGCACGACGCTGCTACTGCTCGTGGCGATTGCAGTACCGCTGAAATACGCCTATGGCTGGCCGCAAGCCGTGCGAGCCATGGGCCCCATACATGGCATGGCGTTCCTCTGCTACCTGTGGATCGTCGTGCAGGCCGCGACCGAGGGCAACTGGCGCAAGGCGGACGCCATCCGGGCGATTGCCCTGGCCTTCGTGCCATTCGGCGCATTCGCCAATGCCCGATTCCTGGCGCGCAGGGTGGCCGAAGACAGGCGAGGCGCGGCCCGATGAGCCTGGTCACGCTCTATCCATGGATCAAGGCCCTGCATGTGGCGGCGGCGCTCGTATTCGTTGCGGGCGTCCTGGCGACGAGCGCCTTTCTCAGGTTCAACAAGGGCGAGGCGCAGCAGGTCGCAGCCAACGCCGCGGCTTTCCGGCGATGGGATCGCGGCGTGACCATTCCGGCCATGTTCCTGGTGTGGGCGCTGGGCATCGAACTGGCGATGACGGGACGTTGGACCGGCGCGGGCTGGCTGGTCGTGAAGGCTTGCCTGGTGGTCGTTCTGTCGGCAGTCCACGGCGCCCAGGTGGGCAAGCTCAGGCGCATGAGCCAGGGCGCGGATGCGGGTGTGGCGGCTGCGGCGGGTGGGGCCGGTGTGGCGGGTGCGCCCTGGCTGGTGCTCGCGGCCGTTACGGTAATCGCAATCCTTGTCGTGGTGAAGCCATTTTGACGTTCGGTGGACCTGCCCTGTCATTCGGCCTCAATGACTGACTTCGCCCAGGGGTATGTCGGACATCAGTCCGCGTATCGCGTCCCGCAGCCACGCATGTGCCTGGGATGCGTCCCAACGGCGGTGCCATGACATGTTGTAGCGGACCGGCGGCGCATCGAAGTCGAATTGCACGACGTCCAAGGGAAAGGTCTGCGAGATGAACCGCGCCAATTGCAGCGGCAGCGCCAACGCATAATCGGTCCGCATGATGACGAATGGCGCGATGCTGATGTTGGAGAGATACGATCCCAGCTTGCGCCGCAGGCCCTGCTGCTGCAGCCAGCGGTCCATGTTGTTCCTGTCGCGAGTCTCGTAGCTGCTCAGCGTCACGAAGGACAATTCGCAGAACCGGTCCAGGTCGATTGGCCCGGCGCCGACGGGATGGCCGCGCCTGACCACGCAGGCGCGCCGATCCGTCGAAAGCGGAATGCGTACGACTTTCTCCATGCCCTGGGGCATTTCGCCGACTTCGACATCGACGATCAGGTCGATGCCCAGGTTGTCCAGCTCGAGCGCGGTCGGGGTTGGGCTGGGCGGTGCATTGAACATGATCTTGACCCCAGGGGCGTGCGTCGCGCACCAGGCGATCAGCGCCGGTGCGAGTACCCATTCCACCATGTTGCTGCAGGCGATGCGGAAGGTGCGGGTCGAGGCCGCGGGATCGAACACCCGGCTTTCCTCGATCGCGAAGCGCATCGACGCCAACGCCTCGCGTATAGGTTCCCGCAGGCCGAGGGCACGGTCCGTCAGCTCGAAGCTGCGGCCGTTGCTGAGGAACAGCGGGTCTCCAAAAATATGCCGCAGCTCCGCGAGTTTCCGGCTGACTCCAGGCTGCGTCATGTTCAGCAGTTCCGCGGCGCGTGTCGCGTTCCGCACCGAAGACAGGACTTCAAAGACGATCAACAGGTTCAGGTTGACTCGTCGAAGCGAAGACACGTCCATTTGGCATCGCCCCTTTCGGCATCGCCGCCATACCAGATTCGATATGCCGGCATGAGCAGTCTTTATTGGATTGTCGAAACCCGGGTACCTAACATCGAGCTCCTGAACAAGGAGTATTCATGGCGCTCAGGATATTGTCTGCACAAATTTCGCACGAGACAAACACTTTCTCCACGACTCCCACGACATTGGAATCCTTCCGGCTCCGGACGTTCTGGCTCGGCGCCGACGTTGCGCGGAACATGCGAGGAACCAAGACCGAACTCGGGGCGCATATCGACGCCGCCGAAAAATACGGTTGGGAGCTGGTTCAACCGATCATCGCGCACGCCACGCCCGCGGGGAGAGTCACGAAAGCAACCTGGGAATTTTTCGTCAAGACCATCTGCGAGGCCGCGGAAGGCGTTGACGGCGTCCTGCTCGCCCTGCATGGCGCGATGGTGGTCGAGGACATCGACGATGCCGAAGGGGAATTGCTTTCCATCCTGCGCAGACAGTTGGGAGACAGCGTGCCCGTGTCCGTCAGCCTCGATATGCACGCCAACGTGTCCCAGCGCATGGCCGATCTGTCGAACGCCATCGTGACGTACCGCACCTATCCCCACGTCGATCACTATCCCACCGGGCTGCTCGCCGCGGAATTGCTGGACCGGATGCTCAGTACCGGAGAGAGATTCCAGGTCGCCTACCTGCAGCCCGCCACGCTGGACGGATGCGATTTCGGCCGCACCCACGCCGACGCGACGGTGATGCCGTCGTTGCTGGCGCAAGCCGACGCGATACAGGCCGCATCCCCCGACATCCAGGCGATAGCGGTTTGCGCCGGCTTTCCCTGGTCCGATATCGAGTCGGTCGGGCCTTCCGTGTGCGTGACCGGTAGGGGCGGCGTGGACGCCCTGAAAGCGCTCGCGACGCCGATCGCGGACGGCATCTGGGCGACCAGACATATGCGCAGCGTGCGGTATGCCAGCATCGAGGAGGCGGTCGATCAGGCCAGTCGCGCGCCGGAGGGTGGCCCGCCCCTGGTCATCGGCGACGCCACCGACAATCCGGGCCAGGGCGCGCCTGGCAACAATGTGGCCTTGCTCGAAGCCTTCCTGGCCGCCGGCATCGCGGGCGTCGCCGTGGCCTGCGTTTCGGATCCGGCGGCCGCCCGTGCCTGTATCGCCGCCGGCGAGGGCAGTACGGTGACATTGGAACTGGGATCGCTTTCGGGCCAGCGCCGCGTACCGCTGAAGGTGACGGGCACCGTCACGCTGACGAATGAGGATGCCCGTTTCGTCATCAGCGGCACCATGCGCAAGGGGCTGGAGATGTCGCTCGGGGCCACCGCCGTACTGCAGGTGGAGGGGATCACCGTGATCATCGCGACGGCGAATCTGCAGGTGATCGATCTGGAAATCCTGCGCTGCGTCGGCCTGCGGCCGGAAGGCTTCCGAGTCCTGGTCGTCAAGTCACAGCAGCACTTCCGCAACGCGTTCACGCCCATCGCGTCGTCGGTCATGATCGTGGATGCGAAGGGCGCGGTTTCGCCCGATCTGACGCACCTTGACTACAAGAATACGCGCAGGCCGATCTGGCCGCTTGATTCATTCTCGGAATGAAAGAGGAAAAGATGCTTAAGGGTTTGCTTCGTTCCAATCGGAAAGTCGGGGTCCTGGTATTCGCGCTGTTGGGGTTGCTTGCCACGCCCTTGGCCACGGCGCAGAACTTTCCTTCCAGGCCGATCACGATCTACACCGGCTTTCCGCCTGGGGGCGGCAATGACGCCGTGGCGCGGGTCATCGGCGAGCAATTGAGCAAGACGCTGAAGCAGTCGGTGATCGTCGACAGCAAGATAGGGGCTGGAGGAGAGATCGCCAACGCATTCGTCGGCCGGGCGGCGCCCGACGGGTATACCTTGTTCCTCGCGGGAAACGGCTCGATGTCCATCAGTCCCGTCATTCATCCTGACATACCCTACGATCCGATGAAGTTCACGCCCATCGGCATGGTGGCGACGGCTGGCGCCATCCTGGTCGCGCGGAAGGATTTCCCGTACCACACGGTGCCCGAGATCATCCAGTACGCCAAGGCCAACCCGGGGAAGTTGACGTTCGCTTCATCAGGGATCGGCGCGGCTACCCACCTGGCCGGTGAACTTTTCAACGAGATGGCGGGGATCGATATCCTGCATGTGCCTTACAAAGGGGCCTCGCAGGCAGTCACCGATGTCATAGGCGGACGCGTCGATTTCTACTACGCCGCGTCATCGGCGACGGCATCCATCAAGTCCGGGCAGCTGCGCGCGATTGCGGTCACCAGCAAGGATCGCCTGGAGAACATGCCGGACATTCCGCCGATCGGCGAATACCTGCCGGGTTATGACTTCAATTATTGGTATGCGCTTTTTGCGCCGCCTGGCACCCCGGAGTCCGTGGCGCGCACACTGGCAGAAGCGGTGGCGCAGGCACTGCAAGTGAAGACCGTGCAGCAGCAGCTTGCCGCGCTGGAGTTGCGCCCTCAGGACATGCGCGGCGCTGAGTTGCGGAACTTCGTGGCCAGTGAAATCGCGAAAACCAGGCAGATCGCCAAGGCGGCGAATATCGTCAGGGCGGCGCGGTGACGGAAACTGCGTGCTGACTTCGATGCGCCCATCCAGCGCGGTATCGACGTACCTGGCCGTGAGGCGCGATGCGTCACGGGTCCGTATCCGCCCGCGAATCTGCCCGGCCGTTGATCTCACCTTTCTCCAGCACATACTCCCTGTCCGCCACCATCTCCGCGAAGCGCGCATTTTGTTCGGACAGCAGCACGCTGGCGCCTTGCTTCTTCAATTCGATGATGGCTTGCGCCATCTGTTCGACGATGACGGGGGCGACGCCTTCGGAGGGCTCGTCCAGCAGCACCAGATAGGGATTGCCCATCAGCGTGCGGGCGACGGTCAGCATCTGCTGTTCGCCGCCGCTCATGCGGTCGCCCGCGCGGGTCCGCATGGTGGCCAGGTTGGGAAACAGGGCGTAGAGCTGGTCGGCGGTCCAACTCGGAGCCGGGTGGCCGTCGGACCATGTGCGGGACGGCTGCCGGCCGACGTGCAGGTTTTCCTCGACGGTCAGGCCGGCGAAGACGCGCCTGTCTTCCGGTACGAATCCCAGGCCCAGGCGGGCGATCTGGTGGGGCGCCTTGCGCGAGATGTCGCGGCCCATGAATTCCACATGGCCGCGGCGTTTGTCCAGCATGCCCATGATGGCTTTCAAGGTGGTCGACTTGCCCGCGCCGTTGCGGCCCATCAGGGCGACGACCTCGCCACGGCGGACTTCCAGGTCGAGGTCGAACAGGATGTGGGCGGCGCCGTACCAGGCGTTCAGGCGCCGTACGCGCAGCAGGATTTCCGTCCGCGGCACGGCTGGGGTCGCGACCGGTGCCGGCGACGTGCCAACGCCAGCGTCTGTTGCGGCGTCCTCGCCAATGCCCTCGCCGTCGGCATTCGACGCTGCCCCTTCATCGCGATCGTGCGGAGCGACAGTCTCGAACGTCGACCCTGAGCCGAAGTAGATCCGTTGCACTTCCGGGTCCGCGCGCACCGCCGCCGTGCTGCCTTGGGCGATGATCTTCCCGCGCCCCAGCACGATGACCCGGTCCGCGTGGGCGAACACCACGTCCATGCTGTGTTCGGTGAACAGCACCGCCATTCCGCGTTCGACGACCAGCCGCCGGGTCAAGGACATGAGCGCGTTGCGTTCGCCACCGGCCATGCCGGCGGTGGGCTCGTCCATCAGCAGCATCTTGGGCGCGTTCGCCAGGGCCATCGCGAGCTCGACGCGCTTGACGTCGCCATAGGCCAGTTCGCTGCAGGGGCGGTCGGCCTGGTCGGCCATGCCCACCTGGTCCAGCAGCGCCAGCGCCTCGGACCGGTAACGCGCCGCCGCCG
This genomic interval from Bordetella genomosp. 8 contains the following:
- a CDS encoding SDR family NAD(P)-dependent oxidoreductase yields the protein MNKIALITGASRGLGRNAALSIARHGGDVIVTYRSGEAEAQAVVDQIQAMGRKAAALRLDVADVSSFKAFAETLRGILARQWSRDTFDHLVNNAGHGEMAAFADTTEEQFDGLFNVHVKGVFFLTQALLPLLADGGRIVNYSSGLTRVSYPGFSAYSAAKGAIEILTVYMAKELGSRGIAVNTVAPGAIETDFLGGAVRDMPDLNAQFANMIALGRVGVPDDIGPMIASLLSEDNRWITAQRIEVSGGQVI
- a CDS encoding LysR substrate-binding domain-containing protein, with the protein product MELRHLRYFVAVAEEGNVTTAALRRLHTAQPSLSRQLKDLEEEVGADLLIRNARGVELTPAGVAFLEQARLALSHAAEAVAAARRAARPPKESFTVGFLTGQEVDWLPGITEVLRDELPKLEFKVTSLQSPALADALQRGEVDAGILRVEPRPDLRYEVVAQEPLLVIMPSGHRLASQGEIDPSDLAGETFIGYSDVPHVLRDAVAVYLAKHGVAIHPRYKLDDYGTGLTLVTSTGGITLLPAYVEPLLPWSVVGRRLKGVQPTIDIALGYRADNSSPALGTLLANLTQLKVWGPRGARRK
- a CDS encoding GlxA family transcriptional regulator, yielding MKKTRQRTVGILAMDGVIPFDLGIACDVFSRALLPNGQPAYQVRVCGEAARIDAGVFTLQAPARLAELDRVDIVIVPGIEDIDRLPSRAVQNALRSASARGALIASICTGAFVLASAGLLDSKRATTHWAAADELARRFPEVTVDANVLYVDEGDIVTSAGSSAGLDMCLYLVGRHHGQAVAAESARMAVAPLQRDGGQAPYIRRVPLATSVSLSPLLDWMSRNLDQPVDIDALAARAAMSPRTFARRFREQTGTTPIQWLIANRVRRTQELLETCDLSVDQIAMAAGFDSPVTFRTRFRRLVGLTPSEYRRRFAQRSNG
- a CDS encoding AAA family ATPase yields the protein MSRPVLYVLAGINGAGKSSIGGHLLTEAGLAWFNPDTFARELVRQSGYEQSEANIAAWTEGVRRLDDAIARRRTYAFETTLGGRTIVKKLIAAAATHDVLVWFCGLRDAEQHIARVRQRVAQGGHDIPEERIRQRCRTSLQNLLGLMPHLALLSVYDNSVDVAVGAAVPDPRLVLRMEAGRRVFPAMIADARHTPDWAKPLVEAAFQDDA
- a CDS encoding NAD(P)-dependent oxidoreductase; this translates as MKIGIAGYGTMGSALAGRLADTGAVVAIWDRKPERRTNAPYPGYASPAELAMHCDVVISSLFDDHAVKAVYTGDSGLLAGGHRKLFIEMSTVAPATQRALAVEAGRAGAAFVECPVSGSRDPARAGQLLGLAGGDAADVERALPVLRRVCRRVEHIGPIGAGAIAKLAVNLPLLTFWQSMGEALSLIQGLGKDPEWLMDLFGDTAAAPAVLRSKSAAVVAALAGSPDQEPTFQINAMRKDLLLMLAEAESRRTPLPVARAALSAFDEAVADGQGNRDCSAMPAYWASRPA
- a CDS encoding DUF3817 domain-containing protein, which gives rise to MTEKTALSTQLRTIKVVSLAEGTTLLLLVAIAVPLKYAYGWPQAVRAMGPIHGMAFLCYLWIVVQAATEGNWRKADAIRAIALAFVPFGAFANARFLARRVAEDRRGAAR
- a CDS encoding M81 family metallopeptidase, with amino-acid sequence MALRILSAQISHETNTFSTTPTTLESFRLRTFWLGADVARNMRGTKTELGAHIDAAEKYGWELVQPIIAHATPAGRVTKATWEFFVKTICEAAEGVDGVLLALHGAMVVEDIDDAEGELLSILRRQLGDSVPVSVSLDMHANVSQRMADLSNAIVTYRTYPHVDHYPTGLLAAELLDRMLSTGERFQVAYLQPATLDGCDFGRTHADATVMPSLLAQADAIQAASPDIQAIAVCAGFPWSDIESVGPSVCVTGRGGVDALKALATPIADGIWATRHMRSVRYASIEEAVDQASRAPEGGPPLVIGDATDNPGQGAPGNNVALLEAFLAAGIAGVAVACVSDPAAARACIAAGEGSTVTLELGSLSGQRRVPLKVTGTVTLTNEDARFVISGTMRKGLEMSLGATAVLQVEGITVIIATANLQVIDLEILRCVGLRPEGFRVLVVKSQQHFRNAFTPIASSVMIVDAKGAVSPDLTHLDYKNTRRPIWPLDSFSE
- a CDS encoding Bug family tripartite tricarboxylate transporter substrate binding protein, with protein sequence MLRSNRKVGVLVFALLGLLATPLATAQNFPSRPITIYTGFPPGGGNDAVARVIGEQLSKTLKQSVIVDSKIGAGGEIANAFVGRAAPDGYTLFLAGNGSMSISPVIHPDIPYDPMKFTPIGMVATAGAILVARKDFPYHTVPEIIQYAKANPGKLTFASSGIGAATHLAGELFNEMAGIDILHVPYKGASQAVTDVIGGRVDFYYAASSATASIKSGQLRAIAVTSKDRLENMPDIPPIGEYLPGYDFNYWYALFAPPGTPESVARTLAEAVAQALQVKTVQQQLAALELRPQDMRGAELRNFVASEIAKTRQIAKAANIVRAAR
- a CDS encoding CopD family protein — encoded protein: MSLVTLYPWIKALHVAAALVFVAGVLATSAFLRFNKGEAQQVAANAAAFRRWDRGVTIPAMFLVWALGIELAMTGRWTGAGWLVVKACLVVVLSAVHGAQVGKLRRMSQGADAGVAAAAGGAGVAGAPWLVLAAVTVIAILVVVKPF
- a CDS encoding LysR family transcriptional regulator, producing MDVSSLRRVNLNLLIVFEVLSSVRNATRAAELLNMTQPGVSRKLAELRHIFGDPLFLSNGRSFELTDRALGLREPIREALASMRFAIEESRVFDPAASTRTFRIACSNMVEWVLAPALIAWCATHAPGVKIMFNAPPSPTPTALELDNLGIDLIVDVEVGEMPQGMEKVVRIPLSTDRRACVVRRGHPVGAGPIDLDRFCELSFVTLSSYETRDRNNMDRWLQQQGLRRKLGSYLSNISIAPFVIMRTDYALALPLQLARFISQTFPLDVVQFDFDAPPVRYNMSWHRRWDASQAHAWLRDAIRGLMSDIPLGEVSH
- a CDS encoding type 1 glutamine amidotransferase domain-containing protein, whose product is MKQIQSRRVLMMATHGYEESELFDVRQALLDAGAKVSLASPSRTPITGVVWDEQAGASKDSTRAITPDHLLEDVAVDDYDALVLPGGLSNPDTLRMVPAAVEIVKRFIDEDKTVAAICHAPWMLVEADALQGRRATGWYSLRRDMSNAGATVIDEPVVVDGRLITSRMPADIPAFAAAIVTALDA
- a CDS encoding ABC transporter ATP-binding protein, producing MPRTEILLRVRRLNAWYGAAHILFDLDLEVRRGEVVALMGRNGAGKSTTLKAIMGMLDKRRGHVEFMGRDISRKAPHQIARLGLGFVPEDRRVFAGLTVEENLHVGRQPSRTWSDGHPAPSWTADQLYALFPNLATMRTRAGDRMSGGEQQMLTVARTLMGNPYLVLLDEPSEGVAPVIVEQMAQAIIELKKQGASVLLSEQNARFAEMVADREYVLEKGEINGRADSRADTDP